The Rhipicephalus sanguineus isolate Rsan-2018 chromosome 10, BIME_Rsan_1.4, whole genome shotgun sequence genome segment aatgctataggcacgcttactgtgcgatgtcagttcgCCTTAAGGAATacaagatggtcaaaacttccagAGACcatcactatggcgtctctcataatcatatcgtggctttggaacgtaaaacaccaacaCTTACTATACcattccttccgtgtcaatgtactatatgttcgcggttactgcgctgattgagactgttatcacctgtggcacatatccgcataacatgaactctggtatgcgggtatgtgccacacgtgactgagggaaagggtttcatgacgtacgcgacaggtattttgcgttattcatgtcatcaccagtgaatcgtgttcgtcacacagtcatcctatgctatgcaaattttggtatattaaaacTCATGGAGACGACCGcaagagtgcccagacgtaggcggctagatagatacgtagacagaaacgcccaaagtgcctaaggttcgctaagaaatgcttcgcacttaaaaaaattaTGTGCGCgcaatcgaatcccggccgtggcgaccgCATTTCATCATGATcaccatcagcctgactacgcccactgcagggcaaaggcctctcccatgcccctccaatcaacccggtcctgtgcttgctgctgccacgcacccgcaaacttcttaatctcatctacccacctaactttctgtctccccttcgcgCGTTTGTCTTCCcttagaatccagtcagttactcttaatgaccggcggttatcttgcctacgcgctacatgccctgtccatgtcttcttgatttcgactaaggtgtccttaacacccatttgttccctgacccactctgctctcttcttgtgccTTAAGGTTagacctgtcattttcctttccactgctcgctgcgtcgtcctcaatttgaagccgctttgtaagcctccaggcttCGGCCGCATCTCGATGAAGACAAAATTCTAGAAGCCCGTGaatctagatttaggtgcacgttaaagaacaccaggtggtggaaatttccggagcccttcactacggcgtccctcaatatcatatcgtcgttttggacgtaaaacaccaacaattattgttattattattaccttgtgTCGTAATGTGTCGGGAGTTTCGAATGACACCACGCTGTGGGTGCCATGCTTCGGTGCGAACATACAGCCACCGCCACCGAAGTAAACAGCGGACGTACCTCTCGGGTCGTGCTGGAAGAAGTCTCTGCACTCCTGAAATACCAGAAAAGCCGACACAGAATCTGACACTGACCAGCGTTATTTGTGAACACCTGTACGTCATTTAGAGGTTTCACGAAATCCAGTAAGGTAATACCTAACGCAAAAAGATATGAACCAGTGATTGTACAAGTAAGCCGGTCTCGTTCACCTCCTGGTAACGTGCGTCCAGATTCAAGACTAAACTGCGCTCTTTGCTCTACCTTTTTGTGCTTGCTTCCTTCATCCTTGGGCAGTACGCCACCTGTTGTATAGGAACCAACTAGCCTTTGGCTTtgtgccaagcgttacgaggtagatcgacgcgtttttttttttttttttgaaatggaggagctttgtgcacatcgtgggcttaccaggcacgtcgactacactggcgtttgagGGGTAACCTAAGCTATGACGTAACGTAAGCACTAACGTTGGAACACAGACgttagttttatcgaaacgaagtgcacgctacatTCATTCGTTAGcatattcatccggggtcgagcagcgcttgaatatagcttgatgaGTCCTATgcgtacatatgtaatgtttattagactgctttatAAGCGGAAGTACcactgtaaccacaattgacgttaacccgacatgacgcttgtgtCATGTGAGTACATATTTAATGTTTATTATCTTGTTACAAAattagccagcactgcaactgcAATAGCCGCTGAACTGCCATGACACCTGCGTAGCATGTTTtcacaaagcagtttcaagacctggcctggctctgtggtagaatcattgactgccacgcagaatgcctaggTTTGATCCTTGCTGGAATCatgacttttatttatttattttttttgcagtcgtagggccaacgctgccgatgccggattCTCTTAAGACTCTtgcgtttaaattaccaatgtctgtcctcgccgttacTGGGTCGATATAAATTATGAATCAACTAGGTGTGgagcatacccgcataccgtggcccgtggtatacgggtatgtggcacatgtGGCCGGAGgaaagggcttcatgacgtacgccacaggattttcaagttattcatgtcaagaccagaTAGACATGTTCGTcatgccctcctatgccaatttcagTCGATACCAAATTGTGGAGGCGGTCACGAGAACACCATGACGTCTACGCTTAAAGTGCcttcggttcgctaagaaacgcttcgcattcaAAAGCATGACACTGCACGCATTTCCGTTTCACTCATCAAATTCATTGTGGTAATGTTGCGAATAAGCTCATTTTTTTTGGTAATCTTCTGGTCTGCATAGCTTTGTTGACAGGTGTACAATGCCATTGGAGAAGCCATGAGGGGTgggttgtgggggggggggggttcaacgcgTAACCCCACCCCCGCAGATTTttcaaatttgcatgtgtatctatacacgcacacatacaaacacacgcttGGCTGCTGCCCCGAAAGTCGCGGATTCgattccagccgcggcggtcgtgTCTCGATGGAGGCGGAACGCTATAGGGTCTCGTGTACTTTgctttaggtgctcgttaaagaatctcaggtggtcgacatttccggagccctccactacgtcgtgcctcgtaatcacatcgtggttttggcacgtaacacccCAGATATAATTATCACTATAAGGAAGACTTCTGGCTGCCAAGAATGCGCAGTCTTCGGAGGCGCGTTGGCATATGCCtgcgaaataaaaataaagtagcACCTGTACTTACTCTTTCGTAATAGCCAGACGCGTGGTCGTATGAGAGCATAAGATCGACATCACCATGGCCTAAATCAGCTATGCGTAGGTGGGTGAAGGTGTCGAAGCGCAGACTGACCGTCAAAGTGAAGTTCACTTTTGGCGCCCACACGCTGGCTATAAGATCAACGACGTCCATCTGAAAAGAACGACACCCAGACATTCACTACATCACGACACCATTGCACACATCATTGCTAATTCAAAGAGAACAAAGAAAACGGTCGTTATCCCAGACCCATTGGCTATTTACTGACGCCGAGCTATACCACATGTATGTAaagccgtggcctccgcgattagcacccgCAACGCGTCGTTGGTGCATCGCCGAAgctcatcgcggaggccacggtaaaGCATTGGGCCTATTTTCTAATCAAAGAATTGCTTGTACCGCTCAGATCCCTTAAGATCCTGTAGCGTATGTTCATTGGCGCTTAGAACCAACTGCAAGATGTAGCCAGCACTGGTCAAATGCTCAGCCTGAAACACAAACCTTTGTTGATATTTATATTTATGGATGTACAACTTCTGAAAGGCAGAGCGACAACGCTGTCTCAGAATCGCCCTTTAATCTTAGAATAGACACTGTTATAGGGTAGCAAATAGTTTATTACATCGAAGCTGTATACCTCCACCCCGGAACGGTCCCGTCTCTGTGGTAGTGATGCAGaattatcgatggtactatcgatactatcgatagcggagtcactatcgaactatcgatggtaaaaatactatcgatagcgctatcgatagtaagtactatcgatagtataaaatgaacagcgcgaactcattgcagcataaacttggttccccgcgcgcgtagTACACAGTGgtgccggaggagcaggctgaagggcaagaaagttgacatgcgtGTGTTCTCCACCAGAGTGCTTCACTGAtatatgatcataaagtcaaactgttcagctgtagcgggaagaaagccgttacatgtggtggtacTACGCGGCTTCAAATCTATATTGCACTTTATaaatatcaaaataaaaatatGATCGCGATCTAAGTTTGTTAAattaaggtgtaactggttgcttttgaatatgaatttattcaTGGACATACtctgccattttcactgcgaatataatttatttctctccccgcaaattgctcataaattaagtgaaactgatagtaggctatcgcaaatattttggcaatatggccagccagcaacatcatcattattcgcaccactataggatagtttgtcacgtggctgtgagggtgaagaatgctgcagaaagactgggaaatacgtagatctttatttgggcgaacttgtgcccagaaaatgaaaactcaaagtacaagcgatacaccctgcacactgatagcggcgagaacagtcgccggccgtcgaataatctgatgatcggtggaacgcttcgtcttttatacataagtcatcgaaccttccagcgttatcgctggtgctcgcataagctctcgaataaacttgcctattcgcgtccggcgcgtaatcttaacaaaatgatctcaaacaatcgcgaagcttctcaaacactgcggcgtggtCCGCGCCAAACGCTCCTAACAGCCcttgttggtgaaacccgaatacatcaaaacaaagcaataaacacgagtgccagtaatatcgctagtaatattactgatcgtactaccgactggactattgatagtttgtcgatagtagtactatcgatagtttgtttacactatcgatagtttaaaaaaaaactatcgttactatcgatagtcaatttaccgatagttctgccacggccgctacataaaaaaaaaaaaaaaaaacaggtgcggcctgctgcgtggcactgaaacggcgtctggggcctagttctccttgcgacCGCTCTGGCGCCACAACAACGgtcagctgttcacggagaagcaccTCGACAGTCGCGTTCGTACGCGCGAcactaaaggctctgttatactccgacgtgcgttcgcgtcagcccgcggctgcgggagttggcgacgtcaggttcgtcacgttacgttgacgcaaaaacagagcactctatactcccacttccgCGACGCagtacgtcgccttgacgcatgcacATTTGAgtgcactcggcgtcccttcttcacgaagaGACGTAGACGGAGTGCAGTCTGGGTAACGTCGCCTGCGCGGAATGtcgcatgtcgcatctcgcgccggctgcagccggggcgcgctgATGGACACGGGACGCGTCGGTAGCGCCGCGCGTCGGACTATAAGGTGCtgcgcgtttgttagcgtagcgtcgctgtgccgagcgtgcgcgcgcgtcgacgttacgctggagtatatcagcccctttactccaatcaggccgtaggtaacgcgttttatagttgcatattacaggttgaatattgaagtcgttattagaagtaCCGATTACCTCACATATgggaacagtttgccctaggagtgcaacgttttgtagagtgggcctcaatactctccacaaatgctgcccgtttgactcccctgaaatgaaaagtgtcactcaatcactgatcccgttaatcgggaggcattcgccgggcagattccaagggctgacttattggtccaccgaaacgcaccgcgaaagcacacacaatttaaatgtaggtcttttagtgcgccaacgaacgccggttgtggtccgaacaccgagttagagccaagagttgataacagaaacaaaatgtattctcagttaaagcagtacaagcatcacacaaacttgcacactcggcaggtatcaattacaactcacaacatcacttagatggtgtttaaaacaacgggaacgaacttaccgtgctacaaatgcactctcatccattagaaactatccaagaacacttagaggccttgaatattcaccaaacgtgtgccgcccacaattcttcgaacatttctcgaatatttctcttccaggaaacactcaaacaaCCTACAGCTCTGatcaccgtcgttcggcgacactcttcaaaacagtgctcccacgccATCATCACTCgatcatccaagatcgactgaccgcactacacgactcacacgaacaacataacttcgccgacttcaccataccgtcctaccctccgtcgtctctcgtttggatccttcccggtttcgcgactATTCCAAGTGCTTGttgattgtgtgattagaggaagaataggacgcctaatttctgcagccctatacaccagagcacgcctgtctcgcacccaggctgctggcgagacgagcggatactctcgcacccagacgctaggctgaccgggctgccgaggcgcgcgcgggcagcaccaagtaaacagggcaagctgcagttctgaggctttaatgtgcgaaaaagtgcccgttcacgccgcttcagcgtgtaagagctcgtctgggcactactgcgttgtctttggatgccaaaacaagcagcgcaacaagaggatattagcgttgtctgcgacgattacgacgcgccacggaaatagtgccggtgtggtgttttaagcttcgccgcgagtggataactgtgattcaagcaaaaaaactaggagccgagtgaaaatgcgcgagtaagtacactaattgcgtgtattctgcagtgtgatgcccacctatttcattttgcgaacctgatttgcgtgacacgcagctgggttgaatgcaggcgcgagctttgtgtgggggtgcacttcatacctttgagcgtttcctttgacgaaagtctcgtgcaaggtagtgctttcaaggccaagcaatcagcatgctttgccactttcaacgtagtattaagctttagtgatttgatggcatccacgccttcgagatttcgtcttcaaaaggtaataaatggcacggtgctcctcaacagctggtcagaatttcgtgctttcattgcagcgtttgatgtccccaaatttatttggacacgaggcatccagctgcacataatacatatattggcacgtaagtaaacagtactcgcgccagtgtcctttacgtcgcaggcgtagctaaccggcttaactaagagtagcacagtttcgcttgtaaagcatcatcgttacatgaataaaatcgcgcaggtagcttccaaatgggatcgctgaacgatactgcaggttatactctctgatagcacgcttttgtgagcaagacgcattattgtaagagcgctcgtgaaacaaaaattacgttgcgcgaaactacccgtaaagcgtactctaattattacgcgatgcatgctgaaatgatcacattccacaaaactttgtgcacaacttgtaatatggcgcaacaaaacatcgtttcactctttcgcgagctgcactgcaattacgattcacgcgtaccacagcgacaacgtttttttacaaatgtaacagcgtacgtatctgacgaggtggCTTCCGCAGCTCACTAAGcaggtactgtatacattgtggacttgcatgagcaagatgttcttgatgttccaataaaatcagcgaaaatgtccaggctggaaaagacgcgaaacacgctctccgacgggctgagtttcgggagttacACGTTTgctccaaggtatatgtaaactggtagcgtaacttccgtagaagcccacgtgtcaagccggtggctagttgttgcaacagtcgccatctatgtgaggaggggacaaacagaattaaaaaaaagaaaaagatgacgtcacaaccggaagcggaaatgacgtcacgttttaacgcgatgggcgcgaaattatgaaattttttgacagggcgccgcttcttacttttttttatagctgcatgttctttttcttatcactatgacggctccataatggaagcctgcaagataacgggaagacgaagaagacatattttataaataaggtgtattttattggcgaaatattgcagttgaacaggatattaccccaaaatatttaacacagaaatcagaactagcataacaattcaacgtgcacactgtaatggtgtaatgtgggcccaggatccgaaataattcaaccggcagtcaggtgattctgtacacacaacacagactttaacacaaccgataactctgacgattcacacacaacacactacagcattccttatttacattctaaacgtcctacgcgcctcgcacacaaactgtcctactcgccgttatgcctgttgccgctgcggcgaggtcggtcgtcaccggtactccttgggcagtcaagagtcacgctgccttgaccgtggcgaggtggtagtggtggtgatgatggcactgcaggccggtagatcaccaggccactgcagcgcaggttagctgcccgtcgccaacatgagccgcggccacctcgtgacaccactcgggccccaggacctcaggccaggaacagactaggctgccggtctctgtgtcagcaccgggcacaaagcgggaatcaggctcaccaggtccacatggctgccggacgcctggttaagcgatgtcgcaacccgaaccgccgaccagcggctgccgttccaaccgtgtcgcgctccaactcctcgagccgcacgccccgctcgcgcttccttttcgtcgtcttcccctccaaggcgtaccgcagagcagaactgtcgttccctcttcgccccgtcacgggccacataatccacatcatcacacacacaaaccttgcacacgtgttgcttttgcatccgtagacagcgcagcgtttcttcgcgtagcgtggcggactcatcgtcccgaagggcgacagcacgccggccgtgcgctggcaaaacacagtcactgaaacggttcccgatggctgcgatgggctatattaccttctgccaagtaccacgactagaaaacaacggttatgcgaggaaatatctacggacgacaggcacaaacctactgcgcaaaaacgagcgacgccatttgcctCAACGTTTATAATCTATAAACGTTGATTTCCATCTCAATATGCGCAAAatcgttggcccatgttaccagactgcctgcatgtgcccgctgtttttgaaaataaacgaaaaaaattggccactcaaccacatacccaagactaaagtttgattaaagtaatctactaatttaattcgtgacaaataaaattacaaCTAATGAAAAtgaacgtttaattaattttttgttttcattatttgtccccccctcacctagtagcgctttaatcgtcacgcgggtgttgatgtttgtcgcaataggtttccgaccacttttcgttccgactttcgcgacctatttagattgaccttgtttgctctgtgtagcgtctgctggcgtggcagcccgcgcatgtttttcgtcgcgtgtgcgatagatggcgcgacgcgcgatgcaaatatggcgatgcgcatggaattctctgtgttctggtctatagggagcacggcgcagcgtccgctcgtagcacgtagcgcagcgacagctaggggaaagggattcgtctcgccagTTCGCCTGctgaatcggtcggttccactttgatttctcgaattctcccgatctgcgcgggtgttaggctgtcgcgaccgcgacggcgtcttcggtgaaGAGGGTAGGTgctcgccctgggcgccttttgatgcttgtcttttttttttcgttgcgcgcatcCGTTGGGGGTAActgtcggcgcagtggcttgatgctgtcgtctggatgcggcgcgcgcctgttttagcgcccgtttgtgacaaaaagaaatgctctgttacgaatattacgcttcccgacactgtagatcgcacggaaatacgtggtacttcacagtagcgtcttttcacgcgttcgagttgcacagcggcacacaacagcttcgcgtcatcacaccgctagaaaaaaccgtctgccactcacgcgcgcaccaaaaaaccgtactcaggagCAGGAAatatgaggcaagctgctcacacgcatGGTCACATACAAGAAAGGCActagaaagcacacgaaaaagcatacggacacgcataaatcctgaggcgaccacatcgtaacacgaaccggcgtctgccttgaggaccgtgcttgtggcgccctcacccaaaacagctgccgctcagccgacccgcgctcgcccattgacggcgacgcgacgcagcaggccgcacctgttttttttatatagcggccgtgccagtgcacaactgcaacgccgcaactaaatttcgacctcggggtggtttaggggccctttaataattgCAGGCAAATGGCATATCTTTCTTCGCAATTAGGCATACAGCATAGGGCTCACTAttcttttcaataaagaaaacgacaaaacaagcatcaaaaccgcatgctggatgataaggtgcctgtgaacaatgggaacacccttccacgcgttcccgataaagattaggttgcagctgctttgcacttcacacgagggcttcgaatgacgtcaaacggccatTCCTTcaccccgcgtgtgtttcccgctttcatatataaaagagaAACCTGTTTaacaactcattcagttcattctaagactgccatgtgCAGACCACGGGAATTAAAAAGagcagaagaacagcgtgaatacagtgCTGTACAAAAGGAAcgaattcgtcttgctgaaaatgatagcggaaccaatcacggtttaccacagcgaccacaaagcgatgaCCAGTACCATTTGTCTAAAGTAATAACAAAACATACCCTGCAGAACAGTTAATTTGTATCTATGAACATACACACAGTTCAGTTGGGCCCAAGTTATGAAACCGCCGGTTTAGGGTATTTACAAGAAACGATAGCAATGCACTAATGAACCGGAATGCTCTTGTATTCGAAGCACGCGTGGGAAATCCAGAGACACGATGTCCCGAAAGGCAGAGATCACACGAGCTCATGCCTCGTGTGATCCGTGTGCTTCGTTtatcactgcgcatgcgccgccaCGTTGGTTACACCGGCGCTTCACAGAGCTTGGttacgcgctcgcgtgttcaccccaACTGGGCTCATCGCTGTACCTGGTATTTTCCATCATGGCGTACTGATATCGAACTGAAATTGAAGTTGAAATAGTTCGAGAAAGCGTTCGGAGCGGACGCCAGCTGCACTCTGAAACCTGATTTCGCCATTGTTTTCAATGCACTTCCCGACTGTCTAGTAGAGTTTGTCGTGAGAAATGATTTACAAAAGTTCTTTAAGATCAACAAGGAAAGCTCTTGTTGCAGGATGAAAATGACCACTTAGAATACAGACGGCCGTCCTTGAACTTTGAACCATGACAGAGTCATTGATTGTCGAGGTGTTCAAATGTCTCTGAAAGAAGTTCTCTACAGTACGTTCCAAGGTGCTCCCCACCGATACAATCGGCCGAAGTGGGCAACACAGCTTGTGGGGCTTTCCAGAAAATAACACCTTCAAGAGCACTGACTTGAgcgttctgtgcagccttcaccAAGCAACTGTAGAACAAATTTCCTCAGAAGCTTTACCGTCTCATCTTAGCGGTTGCTCGGGCAAAATTTTGTAGGCTTGAAATTCTTGGTCACTGCTTCAGCAGCTTTTTCTTCGTGTTAGAACTTGGGGCATAACAGTGAATCCTCCTTCTTTATCTGAATGAATAACCATGAGTCTGAACTAAGGCCTGGATCCGAGCTAGTTGGCGAGGTATAATAAGGCAAGTGAAGCGCTAAACACACGGACAGCTAAGAGATTGAGAAACACAAAGCACTTTGCATGTCCGTGACTTTTTGAGCTTCATCTTCTTTGTTGTGTAAGCATGAGTCCTTCTGATTTTAGCTAATTAGGGAATGATTTTGGGTAATGTTAGCAGAGTATGGAGCGCGGCGCCTgtaagtggcggcaccccatggcaagaagcccATACTATCCAATCGCCACTCTTGATTTATGACGGCTACTGCCCAGTGGCATGCTATCTGTTgtgtgacgtcaaacagcaggcgccgccagctccgaagagagtgagcccATGCCGCTGTAtcaaaagagggtgcctgagaaagtggcaacttcgcgctccgcttctaaactctccttgccgcgtGTGACAGCAAGGTTTGTCTGATCTGTTTATAGCTCAGTATCTGCTTTAACAGGATGCGTTTTCTCAaaaagc includes the following:
- the LOC119372635 gene encoding uncharacterized protein LOC119372635 gives rise to the protein MMDVVDLIASVWAPKVNFTLTVSLRFDTFTHLRIADLGHGDVDLMLSYDHASGYYERECRDFFQHDPRGTSAVYFGGGGCMFAPKHGTHSVVSFETPDTLRHKMVAAYRHLGYSRTREYIIGWSVFNVSQGLAPQQCNGTDNRINQIREVLDDNW